A genome region from Alicyclobacillus acidocaldarius subsp. acidocaldarius DSM 446 includes the following:
- the rnr gene encoding ribonuclease R, with protein sequence MHSADGRWSEAFLWKERLLEYMRSEEYRPSTVQELCERLGVTSAADFRAFVRLLNEMEDAGDLVRTKNNRYALPEQMNFIAGRLQLKARGYGFVIPENEAEADIYILQTALNGAMSGDRVLVRLREERGKGAQAHREGEIVKILERGNDRIVGQIAIYAHHAFVTPLDKRFPEDVFVPKDAVGNAHDGQVVVVELTSYPTATHGPVGRVVEVLGYPDEPGVDILAIVRKYNLPEAFPEDVLADAERIPLEIDPAEIARRKDFRGETIVTIDGDDAKDLDDAVHVKRLPNGHYELGVHIADVGYYVKENSPLDKEAFRRGTSVYLVDRVIPMLPPRLSNNICSLNPKVDRLTMSCVMEIDGQGRVVSHEIVPSVIRTAERMTYNDVRKILEDEDEELRARYAPLVPMFERMRELALILRDKRMRRGAIDFDFDEIKVRVNDLGEPTSIEPRPRSIAERIIEEFMLAANETVAEHFHWLGVPFIYRVHDEPDPDKIIHLNLFLHNFGYHVKGSAGGKVHPRALQEVLNEVEGKREARMISMVMLRSMQQAKYRPECTGHFGLAAEYYTHFTSPIRRYPDLAIHRIIREVLTRGSLSPQREAHLREFVAEASRQSSERERIAQEAEREVDQLKMVEYMQAHIDEEFDGIISGVVPFGLFVQLDNGVEGLIHISELSDDYYVLHERQMALIGERTRRVFRIGDPVRVVVIRAVKEDLRIDFGLVEHLREATYVGGEGPGAIVYDEDLTPKERRETERRRREAASRASGRRERDDKRHRARRDRKGEARAGVRLSDWNDGEEERSAALGDMLPHELPYDAWDEEYPDPRAQRGRKRGGRGREDEARPSADGRIAGGRFEAASTRRGGYRTWPTWEADGGSGRGARTSGNGRSRPGEKPAGKRKSEAGKSGKRGSRKKRKR encoded by the coding sequence GTGCACTCGGCTGATGGACGATGGAGTGAAGCCTTCTTGTGGAAAGAGCGATTGCTTGAATACATGCGTTCGGAGGAGTACAGGCCGAGCACGGTCCAGGAACTGTGTGAGCGGCTCGGCGTGACGAGCGCGGCGGACTTTCGCGCATTTGTCCGCCTTCTGAACGAGATGGAGGACGCGGGGGATCTCGTTCGCACCAAGAACAACCGATACGCGCTGCCGGAGCAGATGAACTTCATTGCGGGCAGGTTGCAGCTCAAGGCGCGGGGTTACGGCTTTGTCATCCCTGAAAACGAGGCGGAGGCGGACATCTATATTCTGCAGACCGCGCTCAACGGCGCGATGAGCGGAGACCGGGTGCTCGTGCGACTCCGCGAGGAGCGCGGCAAGGGGGCGCAGGCCCACCGCGAGGGTGAGATCGTCAAGATCCTGGAGCGCGGGAACGACCGCATCGTGGGCCAGATTGCCATTTACGCGCATCACGCCTTCGTCACGCCGCTCGACAAGCGGTTCCCGGAGGACGTGTTTGTCCCGAAGGACGCGGTCGGGAACGCGCACGACGGGCAGGTGGTGGTGGTCGAGCTGACGTCGTACCCCACGGCCACACACGGGCCGGTGGGACGGGTGGTGGAAGTCCTCGGCTATCCGGACGAGCCCGGCGTCGACATCCTGGCCATTGTGCGGAAGTACAACCTCCCGGAGGCGTTTCCCGAGGATGTGCTCGCCGACGCCGAGCGGATCCCGCTGGAGATCGATCCCGCCGAGATCGCGCGGAGAAAGGACTTCCGAGGCGAGACCATCGTGACCATCGACGGGGACGATGCCAAAGACCTCGACGACGCCGTACACGTGAAACGCCTGCCCAACGGCCACTACGAGCTCGGCGTGCACATCGCCGACGTGGGCTACTACGTCAAGGAGAACAGCCCGCTCGACAAAGAGGCCTTTCGGCGCGGGACAAGCGTGTACTTGGTGGATCGCGTCATCCCGATGCTGCCGCCGCGCTTGTCGAACAACATCTGCTCGCTGAACCCCAAGGTGGATCGCCTCACGATGTCGTGCGTGATGGAGATCGACGGGCAGGGGCGCGTCGTCTCCCACGAGATTGTGCCGAGCGTGATTCGGACGGCGGAGCGCATGACCTACAACGACGTGCGCAAGATCCTCGAGGACGAAGACGAGGAGCTCCGGGCGCGCTACGCGCCGCTCGTGCCCATGTTCGAACGGATGCGCGAACTGGCGCTCATTCTGCGGGACAAGCGCATGCGGCGGGGGGCCATCGACTTCGACTTTGACGAGATCAAGGTGCGGGTGAACGATCTCGGCGAGCCCACCTCCATCGAGCCGCGCCCGCGTTCCATCGCGGAGCGGATCATCGAGGAGTTCATGCTCGCCGCCAACGAAACCGTCGCCGAGCACTTTCACTGGCTCGGCGTGCCGTTCATCTACCGCGTGCACGACGAGCCCGATCCGGACAAGATCATCCACCTCAATCTGTTCCTTCACAATTTCGGTTACCATGTGAAGGGGTCGGCCGGGGGCAAGGTCCATCCCCGCGCGCTGCAGGAAGTCCTGAATGAGGTCGAGGGCAAGCGCGAGGCGCGGATGATCTCGATGGTGATGTTGCGGTCGATGCAGCAGGCGAAGTATCGCCCGGAGTGCACGGGGCACTTCGGGCTCGCGGCGGAATATTACACGCACTTCACGTCGCCCATCCGCCGATATCCAGACCTGGCCATCCACCGCATCATTCGCGAGGTGCTGACGCGCGGATCACTGTCTCCGCAGCGCGAGGCGCATCTGCGCGAGTTTGTCGCCGAGGCGAGCCGGCAGTCGAGCGAACGGGAGCGGATCGCCCAGGAGGCGGAGCGCGAAGTCGATCAGTTGAAGATGGTCGAGTACATGCAGGCGCACATCGACGAGGAGTTTGACGGCATCATCTCGGGCGTCGTCCCGTTTGGCCTGTTTGTGCAACTGGACAACGGTGTCGAGGGCCTGATCCACATCAGCGAACTGTCGGACGATTACTACGTGCTGCACGAGCGCCAGATGGCGCTCATCGGCGAGCGCACCCGGCGCGTGTTTCGCATTGGCGATCCCGTCCGCGTCGTGGTGATACGGGCGGTCAAAGAGGATTTGCGGATCGACTTCGGACTCGTGGAGCATCTGCGCGAAGCGACGTACGTCGGCGGTGAAGGCCCGGGCGCGATCGTGTATGATGAGGATCTGACGCCGAAGGAACGGCGGGAAACCGAGCGCCGCAGGCGCGAGGCGGCTTCCCGCGCCAGCGGCCGGAGGGAGCGCGACGACAAGCGCCATCGCGCGCGGCGAGATCGAAAAGGGGAGGCGCGCGCGGGCGTCCGCCTGTCCGACTGGAACGACGGGGAAGAAGAGCGATCGGCGGCTTTGGGCGACATGTTGCCGCACGAACTTCCGTACGACGCCTGGGACGAGGAGTATCCGGATCCGCGTGCCCAGCGCGGGCGGAAGCGAGGTGGCCGCGGCAGGGAAGATGAAGCACGGCCGTCGGCAGATGGCCGGATTGCGGGTGGCCGCTTCGAGGCGGCGTCCACTCGGCGCGGCGGCTACCGCACTTGGCCGACTTGGGAGGCGGACGGAGGCAGCGGCCGAGGTGCAAGAACAAGCGGGAATGGGCGATCGCGGCCGGGGGAGAAACCGGCCGGGAAACGGAAGTCGGAGGCAGGGAAATCGGGCAAGCGCGGTTCGCGCAAGAAGCGGAAACGGTGA
- the smpB gene encoding SsrA-binding protein SmpB: protein MARSQGIRLIAQNRKAYHDYFIEETYEAGLVLTGTEIKSIRKGSVSLRDAYARVDDGEVYIYNMHIAPYEQGNRFNHDPLRPRKCLLHKKEINHLYGAVRQRGVTLVPTKIYIKDGWAKVELALAKGKKLYDKREAAKERDANREIQRALRARMRGE, encoded by the coding sequence ATGGCGAGATCGCAGGGGATTCGGTTGATTGCGCAAAATCGGAAGGCGTATCACGACTACTTCATCGAGGAGACGTACGAGGCGGGCCTCGTGCTGACGGGCACGGAAATCAAGTCGATTCGGAAAGGGTCCGTCAGCCTGCGAGACGCGTATGCGCGCGTGGACGACGGCGAAGTGTACATCTACAACATGCACATCGCGCCGTACGAGCAGGGGAATCGATTTAATCACGATCCCCTGCGGCCGCGCAAGTGTCTGTTGCACAAGAAGGAGATCAACCACCTGTACGGCGCGGTCCGGCAGCGCGGGGTCACCTTGGTGCCTACCAAAATCTATATCAAGGATGGGTGGGCCAAGGTGGAATTGGCGCTCGCGAAGGGCAAGAAGCTGTATGACAAGCGCGAAGCCGCCAAGGAGCGCGACGCAAACCGGGAGATTCAACGCGCCCTCCGAGCGCGCATGCGCGGCGAATGA
- a CDS encoding aldehyde dehydrogenase family protein: protein MLDLRQLSRQYIAGEWRDGRSSRVHRDLNPFDGSTVAEIRLATVEDIDQAYRAAAEAQKVWAQVNPFERQAVMERALQIWEGYRDEVISLVADEIGGTFIKAAIEFELVKNFLREAATYPLRMEGRLLPATIPGKENRLLRLPAGVVGILSPFNFPMCLSMRALAPAIACGNGVVLKPHEEAAITGGALLAKVFEEAGVPKGLVNIVVADVAEIGDAFLEHPIPRIISFTGSTAVGRHIAEVAGRHLKRVTLELGGNSALIVLDDADLDLAVDAAVFSRFTHQGQICMCANRVIAVKDVYERFLGKFVERVSKLKMGSPRDPETVIGPLINRRQVERLLAVVDASIEQGARVAYRGPVDGNVVGPVVLADVGPEMACAKEEMFGPVVAVMPVEDEEEAVRAANDSEYGLTGAVITRDVERGVRIAMQVETGMFHVNDGTVNDEPLVAFGGEKGSGVGRYNGQWGIDEFTTLKWISIQRERRQYPI from the coding sequence ATGCTCGATCTCAGACAGCTCTCACGTCAATATATCGCCGGTGAGTGGCGCGACGGACGCAGTTCCCGCGTGCACCGAGATCTGAATCCGTTCGACGGCTCGACGGTCGCCGAAATTCGCCTTGCCACGGTGGAAGACATCGACCAGGCGTACCGCGCCGCCGCGGAGGCGCAGAAGGTCTGGGCGCAGGTGAATCCGTTTGAACGCCAGGCGGTCATGGAGCGAGCCCTCCAGATTTGGGAGGGCTATCGAGATGAGGTGATCTCGCTCGTCGCGGACGAGATCGGAGGTACATTCATCAAGGCGGCCATTGAGTTCGAACTGGTGAAGAACTTCCTGCGCGAGGCGGCGACGTACCCTCTGCGCATGGAGGGGCGGCTGTTGCCGGCGACCATTCCCGGGAAAGAAAATCGCCTGCTGCGCCTGCCTGCCGGGGTGGTGGGGATCCTGAGCCCGTTTAACTTCCCGATGTGCTTGTCGATGCGCGCTTTGGCGCCTGCCATCGCGTGTGGCAACGGCGTTGTCCTGAAGCCGCATGAAGAAGCCGCCATCACGGGTGGCGCGCTGCTTGCGAAGGTGTTCGAGGAGGCGGGGGTGCCGAAGGGGCTCGTCAACATCGTCGTGGCTGACGTCGCGGAGATCGGCGATGCGTTCTTGGAGCACCCGATTCCAAGAATCATCTCGTTCACCGGCTCCACAGCGGTCGGGCGGCATATCGCGGAGGTGGCGGGCCGGCACCTGAAGCGGGTGACGCTCGAACTGGGCGGCAACAGCGCGCTCATCGTGCTCGACGATGCCGATCTCGACCTCGCCGTCGACGCCGCGGTATTCAGCCGTTTCACGCATCAGGGCCAGATTTGCATGTGCGCCAATCGCGTGATCGCCGTGAAGGATGTGTACGAGCGATTTCTCGGGAAATTTGTCGAGCGCGTGTCGAAACTGAAGATGGGCAGTCCTCGAGATCCCGAGACGGTCATCGGGCCGCTCATCAACCGCCGCCAGGTCGAGCGGCTGCTCGCCGTCGTCGATGCGAGCATCGAGCAGGGCGCTCGGGTCGCCTATCGGGGACCCGTGGACGGAAACGTGGTGGGGCCGGTGGTGCTGGCCGACGTGGGGCCGGAGATGGCGTGCGCCAAAGAGGAAATGTTCGGCCCCGTGGTGGCGGTCATGCCCGTCGAGGACGAGGAAGAGGCGGTGCGCGCGGCCAACGACAGCGAGTACGGTCTGACGGGGGCCGTGATCACGCGCGACGTGGAGCGCGGCGTGCGGATCGCCATGCAGGTGGAGACGGGCATGTTTCACGTAAACGACGGCACGGTGAACGACGAGCCTCTCGTGGCGTTTGGCGGCGAGAAGGGTTCGGGCGTCGGGCGGTACAACGGACAGTGGGGTATCGACGAGTTCACCACGCTCAAATGGATCTCCATTCAGCGCGAGCGGCGCCAGTACCCCATCTGA
- a CDS encoding DUF2294 domain-containing protein: MAASKLKGCIEADISNALTKWEKDYLGRGSVSVKTDILRDMIIVSLHGILSSAEYALCETYEGMLSVKRTRTSLVESGVEDLKEIIRRITGEEVKSFFTDLSTRTGERIMVFRLHSDLERKLESGEFEGGREVVDAGRDA, translated from the coding sequence ATGGCGGCATCCAAGCTGAAAGGCTGCATCGAGGCTGACATCTCGAACGCCCTGACGAAGTGGGAAAAGGACTATCTCGGGCGCGGCTCGGTCTCGGTCAAGACGGATATCCTGCGGGATATGATCATCGTTTCGCTGCATGGCATTCTTTCGTCCGCGGAGTATGCGCTTTGCGAGACGTATGAGGGCATGTTGTCCGTGAAGCGGACGCGCACCAGCTTGGTGGAATCCGGTGTCGAGGATCTGAAAGAAATCATACGCCGGATCACGGGCGAGGAAGTGAAGAGCTTTTTCACGGATCTGAGCACGCGGACCGGCGAACGGATCATGGTGTTTCGATTGCATTCGGATCTCGAGCGGAAACTGGAATCCGGCGAGTTCGAAGGCGGCCGCGAAGTCGTGGACGCGGGGCGAGATGCGTAA
- a CDS encoding NADH dehydrogenase subunit 5: MDFAAVHQAVSLVWMLAWIVASMTGALLWPLREPSRRIRMHLASLCLVSLVSMLGLVTGAIGVRLGPLHPTGLGWAISSYISALGLVVQTFSARHLAGDERYGSYFAWMTWTLFFASAAWMAGDAWFFAACWVGMDAGLIRLIAMQRRSRAAQAVARMTWARLAPSMAGVLLLCGMAAWAGRSPSLDTGIRALAAHPHASLVAGLLLGTVALAQAGNWPFGRWLLDSAVTPTPVSALMHAGLVNAGGLLLAKFAPVLAAAGPFPRALLLAFAWLSVVTGTGAILVQADYKRQLVASTMAQMGLMLMECAMGAYAVAIVHLVLHGIFKASLFLKSGYAVPAPEDALVPPSPQPKRSLWPAVAGTLFLLAYVAPHPADGMRLLSGLLLAAGCAIAVRLAADLQAGRWLGLAAVAAAAGAAEGVRAALVRAIASLGASNAHPDWAFAVLAAALVALQAFAFAWWRWRPDTNGAMLAYAWLVHLSDPRPASVEAQPTSLKQLVKEAILK, encoded by the coding sequence ATGGATTTCGCGGCTGTTCACCAAGCAGTATCGCTTGTTTGGATGTTGGCCTGGATCGTCGCCAGTATGACGGGCGCCTTGCTCTGGCCTCTGCGGGAGCCTTCGCGGCGCATCCGTATGCACCTCGCGAGCCTCTGCCTCGTGAGCCTCGTGTCGATGCTCGGCCTTGTGACGGGCGCGATCGGCGTGCGGTTGGGGCCGCTTCACCCAACCGGCCTCGGCTGGGCGATCTCGTCCTACATCAGCGCGCTCGGGCTCGTCGTGCAGACATTCTCCGCACGTCACCTGGCCGGAGACGAGCGGTACGGCTCCTATTTTGCGTGGATGACGTGGACCTTGTTTTTTGCCAGCGCCGCCTGGATGGCGGGCGATGCGTGGTTTTTCGCCGCGTGTTGGGTGGGGATGGATGCCGGCCTCATTCGGCTGATTGCGATGCAGCGGCGAAGCCGAGCCGCTCAAGCGGTGGCGCGGATGACCTGGGCCAGGCTCGCACCGAGCATGGCGGGCGTGCTTCTTCTGTGCGGTATGGCGGCGTGGGCTGGTCGATCTCCGTCGCTCGATACGGGGATCCGCGCACTGGCCGCGCACCCACACGCAAGCCTGGTGGCTGGCCTTCTTCTCGGCACCGTGGCGCTCGCTCAGGCGGGCAACTGGCCATTCGGGCGCTGGCTGCTCGACTCCGCGGTCACGCCGACGCCCGTTTCAGCTTTGATGCACGCCGGATTGGTGAACGCGGGCGGCCTGCTTCTCGCCAAGTTTGCGCCCGTCCTCGCGGCGGCGGGACCCTTTCCGCGCGCCTTGCTACTCGCCTTCGCGTGGCTCAGCGTGGTCACCGGCACCGGCGCCATCCTGGTGCAGGCGGACTACAAGCGCCAGCTCGTCGCGTCCACCATGGCGCAGATGGGCCTGATGCTCATGGAGTGCGCCATGGGCGCGTACGCGGTGGCCATCGTGCACCTTGTCCTGCACGGCATCTTCAAGGCGAGCCTGTTCCTCAAATCCGGATATGCGGTCCCCGCGCCGGAGGACGCCCTCGTTCCTCCTTCTCCGCAGCCCAAGCGCAGCTTATGGCCGGCCGTGGCAGGGACTCTCTTCCTCTTGGCCTATGTGGCGCCTCACCCGGCCGATGGCATGCGGCTTTTGTCCGGGCTTCTGTTGGCGGCAGGATGCGCAATCGCGGTGCGGCTCGCCGCAGATCTGCAGGCCGGGCGGTGGCTGGGTCTCGCCGCCGTCGCGGCGGCGGCGGGCGCCGCGGAAGGTGTTCGCGCGGCGCTCGTCCGAGCCATCGCTTCCCTCGGCGCCTCCAACGCTCACCCAGACTGGGCGTTCGCCGTTTTGGCGGCCGCGCTCGTCGCCCTCCAGGCGTTCGCCTTCGCATGGTGGCGATGGCGTCCCGACACGAACGGGGCCATGCTCGCCTACGCGTGGCTCGTTCATCTCTCCGATCCGCGCCCCGCATCCGTTGAGGCGCAGCCCACGTCCCTGAAACAACTGGTGAAGGAGGCGATTTTGAAGTGA
- a CDS encoding DUF2309 domain-containing protein: protein MTRSRLAPAGTTWTASSAVSAARLALDVTAVQWPISVFIARHPWPALEDLPFAAAMRKLQALGGAHLYPSMRLLRDALHRGEIDPNRLRHRMDQYLEDDVPAHLRGAFASVQEALTHEAGDPSDASPEAMALAAKAAAAPDLPDEALHFPLPSDGERARVDALSIRYLKLFLDRGQAAWSMPLRREGLFRAARALAGRDPSLSRAEKRRLGELPDASDEVLAFGLERFDVSPRFAADYFRVHYLRLPGFVGALRFLGREQGLEDRWMLDYLAMRIMIEWALAGDAGRTFLPHPDLAGLATSAARLLEAARGPASVDLLLLAHRYRVADRYAVWLDAWEETHEARVVRRGLALSRENTVPKAQFLFCIDVRSEPLRRHLEAEGPYETFGCAGFFNLPVWTRSLDSSYAHPSCPAIVRPVAEVCEEAVDEAGLARSRRLMGAWRTLAQSFKKVKQSGAASLALPELSGPWLALDAVARTVPPLRAFAARVARATLPQAETRLALDRREGPAGVPLGLSSEEMAKFAADLIRSIGLTHFAPFVVVCGHEARVENNAHRAALDCGACGGRSGRTNARALAAVLNRADVRRRLAAEHGIFIPGSTRFLAAVHVTTTDEIEWLDVPPLVGEARVQFEALSAAVRRAGEKAASERAQALPGAKRARPTLEVRRRASDWAEVRPEWGLARNRAFWIGRLALDSGPVAGEAFLHSYDWRLDPDIRGLKSIVAGPVTVAQWINLQYYASTVAPHAHGAGSKPTQTATSGIGVMQGNASDLLPGLPWQSVASDDAHLYHRPIRLLVIIEAPRRMVERLLREDEGFRRKVENGWLRLLIFDPERGAWARGEAVIRTSARG from the coding sequence GTGACGCGCTCCCGTCTCGCTCCCGCTGGAACCACGTGGACGGCGTCGTCCGCGGTGTCCGCCGCTCGGCTTGCGCTCGACGTCACGGCCGTCCAGTGGCCCATTTCGGTGTTTATCGCCCGGCACCCCTGGCCAGCGCTCGAAGACCTGCCGTTTGCGGCCGCGATGCGCAAACTGCAGGCGCTCGGCGGCGCCCATCTCTATCCTTCCATGCGCCTCCTGCGCGACGCGCTCCATCGCGGCGAGATTGATCCAAATCGTCTGCGCCATCGTATGGATCAGTACCTGGAAGATGACGTGCCGGCGCATCTCCGCGGGGCGTTCGCATCCGTGCAAGAGGCGCTCACGCATGAAGCGGGCGATCCGTCCGACGCCTCTCCCGAAGCCATGGCGCTCGCCGCGAAGGCCGCAGCGGCGCCCGATCTGCCCGACGAGGCCCTGCACTTTCCGCTCCCGTCCGACGGCGAGCGAGCCAGAGTCGACGCGCTCTCCATCCGATATCTGAAGCTCTTTCTGGACCGCGGCCAGGCCGCATGGTCGATGCCGCTTCGCCGCGAGGGGCTGTTTCGGGCGGCGCGCGCACTCGCCGGACGCGATCCGTCCCTAAGCCGCGCGGAAAAGCGGCGCCTGGGTGAATTGCCGGATGCCTCGGATGAGGTGCTCGCCTTTGGCCTGGAGCGCTTTGACGTCTCTCCGCGCTTCGCGGCGGACTACTTCCGCGTGCATTACCTTAGGCTTCCGGGCTTCGTCGGCGCGCTGCGCTTCCTCGGACGGGAGCAGGGACTGGAAGATCGGTGGATGCTCGACTACCTGGCGATGCGCATCATGATCGAGTGGGCCTTGGCTGGCGATGCGGGCCGAACGTTTTTGCCCCACCCGGACCTCGCTGGCCTCGCCACGAGCGCGGCTCGCCTGCTTGAAGCCGCCCGGGGCCCCGCGAGTGTCGATTTGCTCCTCCTCGCCCATCGCTACCGCGTGGCGGATCGGTACGCGGTGTGGCTCGACGCCTGGGAGGAGACGCACGAGGCGCGCGTCGTCCGGCGGGGGCTCGCTCTGTCGCGCGAGAACACGGTGCCAAAGGCGCAGTTCCTGTTTTGCATCGACGTGCGGTCCGAGCCGTTGCGCCGCCACCTCGAGGCGGAGGGGCCCTACGAGACGTTCGGGTGCGCTGGATTTTTCAATTTGCCGGTCTGGACGAGATCGCTCGACAGTTCGTACGCGCACCCGAGCTGTCCTGCCATCGTGCGGCCGGTGGCGGAGGTGTGCGAGGAGGCCGTGGACGAGGCGGGCCTCGCCCGATCCCGGCGCCTCATGGGCGCGTGGAGAACTCTCGCGCAGAGCTTCAAGAAGGTCAAGCAGAGCGGCGCCGCCTCTCTCGCCCTCCCGGAGCTTTCCGGCCCATGGCTGGCACTCGACGCGGTGGCGCGGACGGTTCCGCCCCTGCGCGCATTCGCGGCACGCGTGGCGCGCGCGACTCTGCCCCAGGCGGAGACGAGGCTCGCCTTGGATCGCCGCGAAGGTCCGGCCGGTGTCCCCCTGGGGCTTTCGAGCGAGGAGATGGCGAAGTTCGCGGCGGACCTGATTCGGTCCATCGGGCTGACTCACTTTGCTCCGTTCGTCGTGGTGTGCGGACACGAGGCGCGGGTGGAAAACAACGCGCACCGCGCGGCGCTTGACTGCGGCGCCTGCGGCGGTCGATCCGGCCGCACGAACGCGCGGGCTCTCGCTGCCGTGTTGAACCGCGCGGACGTGCGGCGCCGCCTGGCGGCCGAACATGGCATCTTCATTCCCGGATCGACCCGGTTTCTGGCCGCCGTGCACGTGACCACAACGGACGAGATCGAGTGGCTGGACGTGCCGCCTCTTGTCGGCGAGGCGCGTGTCCAGTTTGAGGCGCTGTCCGCCGCGGTGCGGCGCGCTGGCGAAAAGGCCGCGTCCGAGCGGGCGCAAGCTCTGCCAGGCGCCAAAAGGGCTCGCCCGACGCTGGAAGTCAGGCGGCGCGCGAGCGACTGGGCGGAGGTGAGGCCGGAGTGGGGGTTGGCGCGGAACCGCGCGTTTTGGATCGGGCGCCTGGCGTTGGATTCGGGGCCTGTTGCGGGCGAGGCGTTCCTGCACAGCTACGACTGGCGGCTGGATCCCGACATTCGCGGGCTCAAGTCAATTGTGGCAGGTCCCGTGACGGTGGCCCAGTGGATCAACCTTCAGTATTATGCTTCGACCGTGGCGCCTCACGCGCATGGCGCGGGCAGCAAGCCGACCCAGACGGCGACGAGCGGCATCGGCGTGATGCAGGGCAACGCAAGCGATCTGTTGCCGGGATTGCCGTGGCAGTCGGTGGCGAGCGACGACGCACACCTCTACCATCGTCCCATCCGGCTGCTGGTCATCATCGAGGCGCCGCGGCGCATGGTGGAGCGGCTCCTGCGCGAAGACGAGGGGTTTCGCCGCAAGGTGGAGAATGGTTGGCTGCGCCTTTTGATCTTCGATCCCGAACGGGGCGCGTGGGCGCGCGGCGAAGCGGTGATTCGGACGTCGGCTCGTGGATGA
- the pelF gene encoding GT4 family glycosyltransferase PelF: protein MRHATVPVSDVLLATEGTYPYTLGGVSAWADRLIRGLPDRTFTVYAVVANPGASQRYELPTNVHRLLMVPLWGTDRHEEFSWNAPAGRLFGARRAFRRDFLPAYEAWITACLRPAETKLADAREALWVFARFAEEGLMKYALRHPKTWEVLRARLAEHPVFRHLNLFEAIDIGKLLYRYLAPLAFPAPEARVYHASAAAFCALPLVIAKERYGRPLLITEHGVYYRERLLNLARIERAAPYRYFLSSLYSLVVRLAYQAADSVAPVARFNAVWEERLGVPREKIHPIPNGVDPRAFHIVREAGSGDEPLRLVMVARIDPLKDIHTAIRAMRSLRDVYGNRPELEGVTLTIYGPAPDPAYEASCRDLVRQYGLEQMVHFAGPTDDVNQALNSGDLAVMSSSSEGFPYAAVEAVMAGRPIVATDVGGMREIVRHPYGMLVPPRRPRDLADAIARFAAMRDRLAELGRIGRDRMLAEYTLERFVARYRAWYDDWTDEGDRTHERKVSV, encoded by the coding sequence GTGAGACATGCAACGGTTCCCGTCTCGGATGTGCTTTTGGCCACGGAGGGGACGTACCCGTACACGCTCGGCGGCGTGAGCGCCTGGGCGGATCGGCTGATCCGCGGGCTGCCGGATCGAACGTTCACGGTGTATGCGGTGGTCGCGAACCCTGGCGCGAGTCAGCGATATGAGCTTCCGACGAACGTGCATCGCCTGCTCATGGTTCCCTTGTGGGGGACGGATCGCCACGAGGAATTTTCCTGGAACGCGCCTGCAGGGCGCCTCTTTGGCGCCAGGCGGGCTTTTCGGCGCGACTTTTTGCCGGCCTACGAGGCCTGGATCACGGCCTGCCTGCGGCCGGCCGAAACGAAGCTCGCGGACGCGCGGGAAGCCTTGTGGGTCTTCGCGCGATTTGCGGAGGAAGGGTTGATGAAATACGCGCTTCGTCATCCCAAGACGTGGGAGGTGTTGCGCGCCCGCCTCGCCGAGCACCCCGTGTTCCGGCACCTCAACCTGTTCGAGGCCATCGACATCGGCAAACTGCTGTACCGCTACCTGGCGCCGCTTGCGTTTCCCGCGCCCGAGGCTCGCGTGTATCACGCGTCCGCCGCAGCGTTCTGCGCGCTGCCGCTCGTGATTGCGAAGGAGCGATACGGCCGGCCGCTCCTCATCACGGAGCACGGCGTGTATTACCGCGAACGGCTCCTCAACCTGGCCCGTATCGAACGCGCGGCGCCGTACCGCTATTTTCTGTCGAGTCTCTATAGCCTGGTGGTTCGGCTGGCGTATCAGGCCGCGGACAGCGTGGCTCCGGTGGCCAGGTTCAACGCGGTGTGGGAAGAGCGCCTCGGCGTGCCGCGGGAGAAAATTCATCCCATCCCGAATGGCGTGGATCCCCGCGCCTTTCACATCGTGCGGGAGGCGGGCTCGGGCGACGAGCCGCTGCGCCTGGTCATGGTGGCGCGCATCGATCCGCTGAAGGACATCCACACCGCCATTCGCGCGATGCGAAGCCTCCGGGATGTGTACGGCAACCGCCCGGAACTCGAAGGCGTCACGCTCACCATCTACGGGCCCGCGCCGGATCCGGCGTATGAAGCGTCTTGCCGTGATCTCGTTCGCCAGTACGGACTTGAACAGATGGTCCATTTCGCGGGTCCGACGGACGACGTGAACCAAGCGCTGAACTCGGGCGATCTCGCCGTCATGTCCAGCTCTTCGGAAGGATTTCCGTATGCGGCGGTCGAGGCGGTCATGGCGGGCCGGCCCATCGTGGCGACGGACGTCGGAGGAATGCGCGAGATTGTCCGCCATCCCTATGGCATGCTCGTTCCGCCGCGCCGGCCGCGCGATCTCGCCGACGCCATCGCGCGCTTTGCGGCGATGCGCGATCGCCTGGCGGAGCTTGGCCGCATCGGGCGGGATCGCATGCTGGCGGAATACACCCTCGAACGGTTCGTCGCGCGCTACCGAGCGTGGTACGACGACTGGACGGACGAAGGAGACCGGACGCATGAGCGCAAAGTCTCGGTATGA